A region of Haladaptatus caseinilyticus DNA encodes the following proteins:
- a CDS encoding halocarboxylic acid dehydrogenase DehI family protein: MNTSEQLYEMEATGWKRGIYDDIRATFRAPIVNWIWRTTMANYPEFCRYLWSQVKPLFETRGFARFSVRYRDVVLSTVEDNATIPTYSRTNLDVAPAEYTELREQLATFDIVAPRLAVLFRVTNRALHDGSVGTEPGANRETTAPFPDWLDADRGHTPSMVPFDEFAADIAETAAAFQQFHGFEDGLPSIYRCIAQWPKLFNSLWEDLGPVLESETFMTVCDRADECTDTFVDATPYSPRLEPDSLRIRGFDDDLITDVQELFREFDEGAVDDVLPGLHLWAATVDEVGERDW; this comes from the coding sequence ATGAACACGAGCGAACAACTCTACGAGATGGAGGCAACAGGGTGGAAGCGGGGCATCTACGATGACATTCGAGCGACATTCCGTGCACCCATCGTCAACTGGATCTGGCGAACAACGATGGCAAATTATCCCGAGTTCTGTCGGTACCTATGGTCGCAGGTCAAGCCACTCTTTGAGACGCGAGGGTTTGCGCGGTTCTCGGTTCGCTACCGTGATGTCGTCCTTTCAACCGTCGAGGATAATGCCACGATACCTACGTATAGTCGAACGAACCTCGACGTCGCACCCGCCGAATACACCGAACTGCGGGAACAACTCGCCACATTCGACATCGTCGCACCTCGACTCGCGGTTCTTTTTCGAGTAACGAATCGCGCTCTGCACGACGGCTCTGTAGGCACTGAACCGGGAGCCAATCGCGAAACGACAGCCCCATTTCCGGATTGGCTCGATGCGGATCGTGGCCACACCCCGTCGATGGTCCCCTTCGACGAATTCGCCGCAGATATCGCCGAGACAGCCGCCGCATTCCAGCAGTTCCACGGCTTCGAAGACGGGTTGCCGAGTATTTACCGGTGTATCGCACAGTGGCCTAAGCTGTTCAATTCGCTTTGGGAAGACTTGGGACCAGTGTTGGAGAGCGAGACGTTCATGACCGTATGTGACCGTGCCGACGAGTGTACCGACACGTTCGTGGATGCGACCCCTTACTCACCACGCCTCGAGCCCGACTCGCTCAGAATTCGGGGGTTCGACGACGACCTAATAACGGACGTTCAAGAGCTGTTTCGAGAGTTTGACGAGGGTGCGGTCGACGATGTCCTCCCCGGGCTGCATCTCTGGGCAGCGACCGTCGACGAAGTCGGTGAGCGCGACTGGTAG
- a CDS encoding PGF-CTERM-anchored ABC transporter substrate-binding protein — protein sequence MRQRILLISLLLVATFAVPPTATATATQQSSCSFPVSKVDATGTSVTLDEEPQRVVTLSPSAAQIMWEIGAKDKVVGVTQYASYLKDADKKANVSSTGESFANIETVVSLEPDLVLAPNSVSKKTVRKLRDTGLTVYYYRQATSVEDVYRDTSVTGTLVGECGGAKKTVSWMKDRIGTVREAIKGEQRPDALYLFYGYTSGKGTFVDSIIQTAGGNNVATKVGITDYKQINKEVVVKQNPDWIILNDQDPTVPDETGYQNLTAVRNDRTIVVPIEYMNQPAPRVVYAITNFTKHFHPDAYAAANATITDATAETTTDSEETTTTESNGQPGFGVTSVVIGMLGALLIVRRWQ from the coding sequence ATGCGACAGAGGATACTCCTCATCAGTCTACTCCTGGTAGCAACGTTTGCGGTTCCACCGACAGCGACCGCAACAGCAACCCAACAGTCGAGCTGTTCGTTTCCAGTTTCAAAAGTGGATGCGACCGGGACGAGCGTAACGCTCGATGAAGAACCACAACGGGTCGTCACGCTCTCGCCGAGTGCTGCACAGATCATGTGGGAGATCGGTGCGAAGGACAAGGTTGTCGGTGTGACCCAGTACGCAAGTTACCTCAAAGATGCGGATAAAAAGGCGAACGTCTCCAGTACAGGGGAGTCGTTCGCAAACATCGAAACGGTAGTTTCGCTCGAACCGGATCTCGTTCTCGCTCCGAACTCCGTCTCGAAAAAGACGGTCAGAAAGCTCCGCGATACTGGTTTGACTGTGTACTACTATCGACAGGCGACTTCGGTTGAGGACGTATACCGTGACACGAGCGTCACCGGGACCCTCGTCGGTGAATGTGGTGGTGCAAAGAAAACCGTCTCGTGGATGAAAGACCGTATCGGAACCGTCCGAGAAGCAATAAAAGGAGAGCAACGCCCGGACGCACTCTACCTTTTCTATGGATATACGTCCGGAAAAGGGACGTTCGTTGACAGTATTATTCAAACCGCAGGTGGAAACAACGTCGCGACCAAAGTAGGGATCACCGACTATAAGCAGATCAACAAGGAAGTCGTTGTAAAGCAGAACCCCGATTGGATCATCCTCAACGACCAAGACCCAACCGTCCCGGACGAAACTGGATATCAGAATCTTACCGCTGTGCGGAACGACCGGACCATCGTAGTCCCAATCGAATACATGAACCAACCCGCACCGCGAGTTGTCTATGCCATCACGAATTTCACGAAACATTTCCATCCGGATGCATATGCGGCGGCGAACGCGACCATCACAGACGCTACGGCTGAAACCACTACCGATAGCGAAGAAACAACGACAACGGAATCGAACGGACAGCCGGGATTCGGTGTGACCAGTGTCGTCATCGGGATGCTCGGCGCACTACTCATCGTCCGTCGGTGGCAGTAA
- a CDS encoding amino acid permease, with translation MSTSDTELAKDLGLLSALTIGIGTMIGAGIFVLPGIAASTAGPIVVVSFVIGGLIAMVNALSVSELGTAMPKAGGGYYYVNRALGPLFGSIAGLGDWMGLAFASAFYCIGFGQYLTTLLPIPSILFLTDIQIGALVAGIVFVGVNYIGAKETGGVQTVIVIILLLILALFAIQGWLSFDISTLLSEGGLVPLGYGAILPGTALIFVSFLGYAKIATVAEELKNPGRNLPIAIIGSVAIVTVVYAILVSVMLGVVPWTELSQTAPLIQVTQIAFPGGFVGVAVTIVTLGALLATASSANASILASARINFAMGRDRIVTNWLNEIHPAYATPFRSIVLTGGMIVVFIVLLGQDIEVLAKAASVLHLVVYALMNAALIVFRETDPDYNPAFRVPLYPLTPLLGMVLSIGLLAFVGQQELLLSAVFVIAAVLWYFAYARSRVNGQGLLSRRILDRGADLPSPVVDATATVAPDDVSRDAPTTMVALSNPRTEHSLVALAAALAKHDSGQLLATHVIQVPDQTSLVAAANQHERLSETSEQLLADAQVDAERLGVPIETRTILSHETLDEVFDAARTHNVDRLIMGHRGTQLAGSRAEGTLDELIHDLPCDVLVLDEGGFDPSEILLPIAGGHSSDLSAEVARALQEMVDAHVSVLHVADDPTVGREFIEEWIADHGLGETELLVETGDVETAIGNAATGRTLVIVGATERGVLSRIAGGSLTLSVLDNLDTTVLLAERPHTRSLWERLLGR, from the coding sequence ATGAGCACCAGCGACACGGAACTCGCAAAGGATCTCGGGCTGCTCTCGGCACTGACCATCGGAATCGGCACGATGATCGGGGCGGGTATCTTCGTCCTGCCAGGTATTGCCGCTAGTACCGCTGGCCCTATCGTCGTCGTGTCATTCGTGATTGGCGGACTGATCGCGATGGTGAACGCGCTGTCGGTCTCTGAACTGGGAACGGCGATGCCCAAAGCAGGCGGCGGTTACTACTACGTCAACCGCGCTCTTGGCCCACTATTCGGGTCCATCGCTGGCCTTGGCGACTGGATGGGTCTCGCATTCGCCTCGGCCTTCTACTGTATCGGCTTCGGACAATATCTCACCACGTTGCTACCGATTCCAAGCATCCTCTTTCTCACTGATATACAGATTGGAGCGCTTGTAGCAGGCATCGTCTTCGTCGGAGTAAACTACATCGGTGCCAAGGAGACTGGGGGTGTCCAGACAGTCATCGTGATAATCCTGTTGTTGATTCTCGCTCTCTTCGCAATCCAGGGCTGGCTATCGTTCGACATTAGCACGCTACTAAGTGAGGGTGGTCTTGTGCCGCTAGGCTACGGTGCGATTCTCCCCGGGACAGCACTGATATTCGTCTCCTTTTTAGGCTACGCAAAGATTGCGACCGTCGCCGAGGAATTGAAAAATCCCGGCCGGAACCTGCCTATTGCGATTATCGGTAGCGTTGCCATCGTAACGGTGGTCTACGCAATCCTCGTGAGCGTCATGCTCGGCGTGGTTCCCTGGACCGAGCTGAGTCAGACGGCGCCACTAATCCAGGTCACACAGATCGCTTTCCCCGGTGGATTCGTCGGTGTAGCCGTCACTATCGTGACCCTCGGTGCATTGCTCGCGACGGCATCGAGCGCAAACGCATCGATTCTGGCGTCGGCGCGAATCAACTTCGCGATGGGCAGAGACCGGATTGTCACTAACTGGCTCAACGAGATTCATCCCGCCTATGCAACCCCTTTCCGGTCGATCGTCCTCACGGGTGGAATGATAGTCGTGTTCATCGTGCTCTTGGGGCAGGATATCGAGGTGCTGGCTAAAGCGGCGAGCGTTCTCCATCTCGTCGTCTACGCGCTGATGAACGCCGCACTCATCGTGTTCCGAGAGACAGACCCCGACTACAATCCGGCGTTTCGGGTACCGCTGTATCCCCTCACACCTCTCCTTGGGATGGTTCTCTCGATTGGATTGCTGGCATTCGTTGGGCAGCAAGAACTGCTCCTATCGGCAGTTTTCGTCATCGCGGCCGTACTGTGGTATTTCGCATACGCACGCAGTCGGGTCAACGGACAGGGACTCCTTAGCCGGCGCATTCTGGATCGCGGGGCAGACCTGCCTTCACCCGTCGTCGACGCAACAGCAACTGTCGCTCCGGATGACGTTAGCAGAGATGCTCCAACGACGATGGTGGCGCTCTCGAACCCCCGGACCGAACACTCACTTGTCGCACTAGCGGCAGCCCTCGCGAAGCACGACAGCGGACAGCTCCTCGCGACCCATGTCATTCAGGTGCCAGACCAGACGTCGTTGGTGGCTGCGGCCAATCAACACGAGCGATTATCCGAGACCTCGGAACAACTTCTGGCCGACGCTCAGGTCGACGCCGAACGGCTCGGAGTACCTATCGAGACGCGAACGATCCTCTCACACGAGACCCTCGATGAGGTGTTCGATGCGGCTCGAACCCACAACGTTGACAGGCTCATCATGGGTCACAGAGGGACGCAACTCGCCGGGAGCCGTGCCGAAGGAACACTTGATGAGCTGATCCACGACCTGCCGTGTGACGTACTCGTCCTCGACGAGGGAGGGTTCGACCCGAGCGAGATTCTACTGCCGATTGCGGGTGGCCACTCCTCGGACTTGTCTGCGGAGGTCGCACGGGCACTACAGGAGATGGTCGACGCACACGTCTCTGTCCTCCACGTAGCCGACGATCCGACGGTTGGCCGGGAGTTCATCGAGGAATGGATCGCTGATCATGGGCTAGGCGAGACCGAACTACTGGTGGAGACAGGCGACGTAGAAACGGCAATCGGGAATGCGGCGACTGGCCGGACATTGGTCATCGTCGGGGCGACAGAGCGCGGGGTGCTTTCGCGAATCGCCGGCGGATCGCTGACGCTGTCCGTACTTGACAACCTCGACACGACCGTACTCCTTGCCGAGCGGCCCCATACCCGGTCACTCTGGGAACGACTATTGGGTCGATAG
- a CDS encoding winged helix-turn-helix transcriptional regulator, whose translation MTMDEKGYRLDDLDRRIIYALMREGRATATSIAENTNVSGATVRNRIDKLEDLGIITGYQAHIDFETAGGKLRNLYLCNVSVPEREALAHEARAIPGVINVRSLMTGRRNLHVLAIGESTKDLQRISRSLSKLGIEIEDEDLLEDELFDPYEPFNPDDRPRTPALNDFIDLTGNAKILTVNIAAKAPITGMSLEEANRTGILDEDTLVIAIERDNQEIMPHGDTVIQSDDIVTLLSRHRTDARAFEAFQVPPPEETTS comes from the coding sequence ATGACGATGGATGAGAAGGGATACCGGCTTGATGACCTCGATCGGCGCATCATTTACGCTCTCATGCGAGAAGGCCGGGCCACAGCTACCTCGATTGCCGAGAACACTAACGTTTCAGGAGCAACGGTGCGTAATCGAATCGATAAACTCGAAGATCTCGGTATCATAACGGGCTATCAGGCACACATCGACTTCGAGACGGCCGGGGGAAAACTCAGAAATCTCTACCTGTGTAACGTTTCCGTCCCGGAGCGTGAGGCACTCGCTCACGAGGCTCGGGCCATCCCTGGTGTAATTAACGTTCGATCGTTGATGACAGGACGTCGGAATCTCCACGTACTGGCTATCGGTGAGAGCACGAAAGATCTGCAGCGAATTTCTCGAAGTCTCTCCAAACTTGGTATCGAGATCGAAGACGAAGACTTGCTCGAAGACGAACTGTTCGATCCCTACGAGCCATTCAACCCCGATGACAGGCCGCGAACGCCGGCATTGAACGACTTCATCGATCTCACAGGGAACGCGAAAATACTCACGGTGAACATCGCCGCCAAAGCTCCGATTACGGGTATGTCACTGGAAGAGGCCAACCGGACGGGAATTCTCGACGAGGATACCCTAGTCATTGCCATCGAACGGGACAACCAGGAGATTATGCCACACGGCGACACTGTCATCCAGTCCGATGACATTGTAACACTGCTCTCACGCCATCGCACCGACGCTCGTGCATTCGAGGCGTTTCAGGTCCCTCCCCCAGAGGAGACAACATCGTGA
- a CDS encoding adenosylcobinamide amidohydrolase — MFEPTVRNDVLRLARPDTRWLSSGWNGGFTDANAAYNISVPEGFERTDLDTYIDERRAVAGFDHSGPTLLTGVDLCHAYGARCESVEAVVTAGISNPAALPIDPNDGTELLTDASNELSDFGTVNIILGTTQSLDDGSLATLLAVAVEAKTATLLAETGFPGTTTDAVIAACDPTGDETTFAGSGTPIGAAARACVRDAVQASLRSRYATRTIPSSVDEAEYGVTTTVQPETFRL, encoded by the coding sequence ATGTTTGAGCCGACTGTCCGGAATGACGTACTTCGACTCGCTCGCCCCGATACCAGATGGCTCAGTAGCGGATGGAACGGCGGATTCACCGATGCGAACGCCGCTTACAATATCTCGGTTCCGGAGGGGTTCGAGCGAACGGATTTGGATACCTACATCGACGAACGCCGGGCAGTGGCGGGATTCGACCATTCCGGTCCGACACTTCTGACCGGCGTCGACCTTTGCCACGCTTACGGGGCACGATGTGAGTCGGTCGAAGCTGTCGTTACTGCCGGTATCTCGAATCCTGCGGCGCTTCCTATCGACCCAAACGACGGAACGGAGTTGCTCACTGATGCATCGAATGAGCTGTCCGACTTCGGGACCGTGAACATCATTTTGGGAACGACCCAGTCCCTCGACGACGGAAGCCTCGCCACCCTGCTAGCTGTTGCCGTCGAAGCGAAAACTGCGACTCTGCTCGCCGAAACGGGGTTTCCGGGCACGACGACGGACGCGGTTATCGCTGCGTGCGACCCGACCGGAGATGAGACGACCTTCGCTGGAAGCGGAACGCCGATTGGGGCAGCAGCGAGGGCGTGCGTCCGTGACGCTGTCCAAGCAAGCCTGCGCTCGCGCTATGCGACACGAACGATTCCGTCGTCAGTCGATGAAGCGGAGTATGGCGTCACAACGACGGTGCAACCGGAAACGTTTCGCCTTTAA
- a CDS encoding cobyrinic acid a,c-diamide synthase has translation MNGFVIAGTASGVGKTVVTLAVIRALEAMGQTVQPAKAGPDFIDPSHHAAIAGRPSRTLDTWLEGEEGVRRNYDRGNGDVCVVEGVMGLYDGDQSSTARVADVLDLPVVLVVDASAGMESVAATALGFREYAERTGRDIDVAGIIAQRAHGGRHERGIREALPDELAYFGRIPPISGLEIPDRHLGLQMGDEHPVETDALDEAATHLRENQLLDIAREPPRLPTREPNSARNRRIAVAQDAAFRFVYPAVMERLRARAEVVTFAPTAGDDLPDCDGVYLPGGYPELHTERLADSPSLSTLSKRASDGLPVFGECGGLMVLAESLTTTDEQTYSMAGVLPADVRMHERYQALDHVELRARSKPFDFDSGTTIRGHEFHYSSADVARDATFAFDVRRGTGIDGEHDGLTEFETIGTYCHVHAASGAFDAFIDSL, from the coding sequence ATGAACGGATTCGTCATCGCTGGAACGGCATCGGGTGTCGGCAAAACCGTCGTAACACTCGCGGTTATTCGCGCTCTCGAAGCGATGGGTCAAACAGTCCAACCCGCAAAAGCAGGCCCGGATTTCATCGACCCGAGTCATCACGCCGCTATTGCGGGGCGACCCTCTCGCACACTCGATACGTGGCTTGAGGGGGAAGAAGGAGTGCGACGAAATTACGACCGTGGAAACGGTGACGTTTGCGTCGTCGAAGGCGTGATGGGACTCTACGATGGAGACCAGTCGAGCACTGCACGGGTCGCCGATGTCCTTGACCTTCCGGTCGTGCTCGTCGTTGATGCCAGCGCCGGAATGGAGAGCGTCGCGGCGACCGCACTCGGGTTCCGAGAGTACGCCGAACGGACGGGTCGAGATATCGATGTCGCCGGGATCATCGCCCAACGCGCCCACGGCGGGCGTCATGAGCGAGGTATCCGCGAAGCGCTCCCGGATGAGTTGGCATACTTCGGTCGAATTCCACCGATATCCGGTCTCGAAATCCCGGACCGTCACCTCGGACTACAGATGGGTGACGAACACCCAGTAGAAACGGATGCACTCGATGAGGCTGCGACACATCTCCGTGAAAACCAACTGCTGGATATCGCACGTGAGCCTCCTCGCCTACCGACGCGGGAACCAAATTCCGCTCGGAATCGTCGTATCGCAGTCGCTCAGGACGCAGCCTTCCGCTTCGTCTATCCCGCAGTCATGGAACGACTTCGAGCCCGCGCAGAAGTGGTGACGTTCGCGCCAACGGCAGGTGACGACCTTCCAGACTGCGACGGCGTCTATCTCCCTGGCGGCTATCCGGAACTGCATACAGAACGACTCGCCGACAGTCCATCGCTTTCGACGCTTTCGAAGCGAGCGAGCGATGGACTACCGGTTTTCGGTGAATGTGGTGGTCTAATGGTATTAGCTGAATCACTTACCACGACGGACGAGCAAACGTATTCGATGGCAGGAGTACTACCTGCTGACGTCCGAATGCACGAACGATACCAAGCACTCGACCACGTCGAACTCCGTGCCCGCTCGAAGCCGTTCGATTTCGATAGTGGAACGACGATTCGGGGACACGAATTTCATTATTCGAGCGCGGATGTCGCACGCGATGCCACTTTCGCCTTCGATGTGAGGCGAGGAACCGGCATCGACGGGGAGCATGACGGATTGACGGAGTTCGAGACGATCGGCACGTACTGTCACGTGCACGCCGCGAGTGGCGCGTTCGACGCCTTTATCGATTCATTGTGA
- a CDS encoding universal stress protein yields the protein MSNQTPARVADPTTSSTPILSNTYMTSHLTQHAIVPVANQKDARITAQILESYEFEWITVLHVVEKGEGVPDKIPVEQSEEVADEIGASAVVFRPRRATRPIKWLAGDRSLQLLIEADRPVISISERGNK from the coding sequence ATGAGCAACCAGACACCTGCTCGGGTTGCGGATCCGACGACATCGTCCACCCCAATCTTGAGTAACACATATATGACCAGTCACTTGACCCAACACGCCATCGTCCCCGTCGCCAATCAGAAGGATGCACGGATAACAGCACAGATTCTCGAATCCTACGAATTCGAGTGGATTACTGTTCTCCACGTCGTTGAGAAGGGAGAGGGAGTTCCCGACAAGATACCCGTCGAGCAATCAGAAGAGGTCGCAGACGAGATCGGTGCGAGTGCCGTTGTCTTCAGGCCACGTAGAGCCACACGCCCCATCAAGTGGCTCGCTGGTGATCGCTCACTCCAGCTACTCATCGAGGCAGACCGACCGGTTATCTCGATATCGGAGCGAGGAAATAAATGA
- a CDS encoding universal stress protein — protein sequence MYEDILLPFDGTEGSAEVLHHASEIAHWSDATIHVLYVADTTRDSITVVEGHPVDALVQVGQAIVEEAKETLRTLGVDYDSDVVQGNPAPTIVEYAERYNHDLIVMPTHGREGVSRYLIGSVSEKVVRLSSVPVLTARMQPDEQFAFPYENILIPTDGSTSATYAAQHGISLAAALDATVHVLSVVDDTSLGPDIRSAISNQETEQATTKFVDDLLSEAESHGITNTVRHVEYGSPISKILGCIETNDVHAVVMGTKGRRGTDRILLGSVAEKTVRSAPVPVITVRKTE from the coding sequence ATGTACGAAGATATTCTGCTTCCGTTCGATGGAACCGAGGGATCGGCGGAAGTACTCCATCACGCCAGCGAAATTGCACACTGGAGCGATGCGACAATACACGTTCTCTACGTAGCTGACACCACTCGTGACAGCATCACTGTCGTCGAAGGCCATCCTGTGGATGCACTTGTTCAAGTAGGGCAAGCCATCGTCGAAGAGGCTAAAGAAACCCTTCGCACACTTGGTGTCGACTACGACTCCGACGTCGTCCAAGGAAATCCAGCGCCAACGATCGTCGAGTACGCTGAGCGCTACAATCACGATTTGATCGTGATGCCGACCCACGGCAGAGAGGGTGTCTCCAGATATCTCATCGGGAGCGTGTCCGAGAAGGTCGTGCGCCTGTCTTCGGTGCCCGTTCTCACGGCTCGGATGCAACCCGACGAACAGTTCGCGTTCCCTTATGAGAACATCCTCATCCCAACAGACGGCAGTACAAGCGCTACTTATGCCGCCCAGCACGGGATTTCACTCGCGGCAGCCCTCGATGCAACTGTACATGTCCTGTCCGTCGTTGACGACACGTCGCTCGGTCCGGACATTCGATCGGCTATCTCGAACCAGGAGACTGAGCAGGCAACGACCAAATTTGTGGACGACCTCCTTTCGGAGGCGGAGTCACACGGCATTACGAACACCGTTCGACACGTCGAATACGGGTCACCCATTTCGAAAATCCTAGGCTGTATCGAGACGAACGACGTCCACGCCGTCGTGATGGGCACGAAAGGAAGACGTGGAACCGACCGCATCTTGCTCGGCAGCGTCGCCGAAAAGACTGTACGCTCTGCACCAGTCCCCGTTATCACGGTTAGAAAAACAGAGTAG
- a CDS encoding cobyric acid synthase yields MTETVLIAGTESHVGKSTVAAGLCRLLARRGVSVAPFKAQNMSNNARVAVAPDGEWGEIGVSQHTQARAARIPATTDMNPVLLKPRGDGESQLIIQGTAVENVAAGAYYESQWERAKRAAFESYERLATNHDVIVAEGAGSIAEINLHHRDLSNVETARFADASILLLVDIERGGAFASLYGALELMPDDVRDRVQGAVITKFRGDETLLTPGIKLIEDRTGVPILGILPYDDPGLPEEDSVSLPQQEKLEIIGDDDGIPDSRAVTIGVPRVPRISNFTDLEPLTNEPGVRVAYLPLQSSLAHVDAVVLPGSKNTVDDLLALRNTGFGEQLANFSGPIVGLCGGYQMLGERITNAALESTDDHNVVRGFGLLPVETRFTTEKHVERVTRTINSVGLLAGTSGTVRGYEIHMGQTTAIQSVERPLGEGSAAVNSILGTYLHGLFENENVRTAFVKAVFQSAGKPYLDEGDSFQSPYDAAADLLERNVPHLFREFPDIDL; encoded by the coding sequence ATGACGGAGACGGTGCTCATCGCGGGGACCGAAAGTCACGTCGGAAAGAGCACCGTTGCTGCGGGACTGTGCCGACTTCTTGCCCGACGTGGCGTGTCGGTCGCACCGTTCAAAGCACAAAACATGAGCAACAACGCTCGGGTAGCCGTTGCTCCAGACGGAGAATGGGGCGAAATCGGCGTTTCACAGCACACACAGGCACGAGCAGCTCGAATCCCGGCGACGACGGATATGAACCCCGTTCTGCTCAAACCACGTGGAGATGGTGAAAGCCAACTTATAATCCAAGGGACGGCCGTCGAAAACGTTGCCGCTGGAGCGTATTACGAGTCACAGTGGGAGCGGGCCAAACGCGCTGCATTCGAATCCTACGAACGACTGGCAACGAACCACGATGTCATCGTCGCTGAAGGAGCCGGTAGCATCGCTGAAATCAATCTTCACCACCGGGACCTCTCGAATGTGGAGACCGCACGGTTTGCGGACGCATCGATCCTCTTACTCGTCGATATCGAACGGGGCGGTGCGTTCGCCAGTTTGTACGGAGCGCTGGAACTCATGCCCGATGATGTCCGTGACCGTGTTCAGGGGGCAGTCATCACGAAATTCCGTGGGGACGAGACGTTGTTGACCCCCGGTATCAAATTGATCGAAGATCGAACGGGCGTCCCGATTCTCGGCATATTACCGTATGACGATCCCGGTCTCCCGGAGGAGGACAGTGTTTCACTGCCACAACAAGAGAAGCTGGAGATTATCGGTGACGATGACGGTATTCCGGACTCTCGTGCCGTCACGATCGGTGTTCCACGGGTACCACGCATCTCGAATTTCACCGATCTCGAACCGCTAACGAACGAGCCGGGTGTCCGTGTCGCGTACCTTCCTCTCCAGTCGTCCCTTGCCCACGTCGATGCTGTTGTGCTCCCCGGATCGAAAAACACCGTCGACGATCTGCTCGCTCTGCGGAACACGGGATTCGGCGAGCAGTTAGCGAACTTCTCTGGACCTATTGTCGGGCTTTGTGGTGGCTATCAGATGCTTGGTGAACGAATCACGAACGCCGCACTCGAAAGTACTGACGACCACAACGTCGTGCGTGGTTTCGGTTTACTTCCCGTCGAAACGCGCTTTACCACCGAGAAACACGTTGAGCGAGTCACTCGGACGATAAACTCGGTTGGATTACTGGCTGGGACGAGCGGTACGGTTCGGGGGTACGAAATTCACATGGGCCAAACGACCGCAATTCAGTCAGTCGAGAGACCGCTTGGTGAAGGGAGCGCCGCGGTGAATTCCATCCTTGGTACGTACCTCCACGGTCTCTTTGAAAACGAAAATGTTCGAACAGCGTTCGTGAAGGCAGTGTTCCAATCAGCAGGAAAGCCGTACCTCGATGAGGGGGATTCGTTTCAGTCTCCCTACGATGCTGCTGCTGATCTCCTTGAGCGGAACGTACCCCATCTATTTCGGGAATTTCCCGATATCGATCTGTAA
- a CDS encoding cob(I)yrinic acid a,c-diamide adenosyltransferase, producing MSENDSNPTETNRTEQLKQTPGKGRTPTARPIEPDAPDEFGLVQVWWGDGKGKTTASLGMGFRAAGHGYRVHMLQFMKGGASSVEDVRGEYNAIEHVPGFTYENTGNYGWHGFLDGSDDDEHVAKAKAGFSRAKELVHAADEASLDEPLPFDGPPEDGVHMLILDEIIYAVNRELVDPESLITLIESKPDNLELVLTGGHRKPEYLYDHANLVTNVRKEEHPIDDGQRARKGTEY from the coding sequence ATGTCAGAAAACGACTCCAATCCCACCGAGACGAACCGTACCGAACAGCTGAAGCAAACCCCCGGCAAGGGACGGACACCGACGGCCCGACCCATCGAACCCGATGCTCCCGACGAATTTGGCCTCGTTCAAGTTTGGTGGGGCGATGGGAAAGGAAAGACCACCGCTTCGTTAGGGATGGGATTTCGCGCCGCAGGACATGGGTATCGCGTTCACATGCTTCAGTTCATGAAGGGGGGCGCGTCGAGCGTCGAAGACGTCCGTGGGGAGTACAACGCCATCGAGCACGTTCCCGGATTTACGTACGAAAACACTGGGAACTACGGTTGGCATGGATTCCTCGACGGGTCGGACGACGACGAACACGTTGCCAAGGCGAAGGCCGGGTTTTCTCGGGCCAAAGAACTCGTCCACGCAGCGGACGAGGCATCGCTCGATGAACCGCTTCCGTTCGACGGACCTCCCGAGGACGGAGTCCACATGCTGATTCTAGACGAAATCATCTATGCGGTGAATCGAGAGTTGGTCGATCCGGAATCGCTCATTACTCTCATCGAATCCAAGCCGGATAATCTGGAGTTGGTCCTGACGGGCGGCCATCGGAAACCGGAGTACCTCTACGACCATGCGAACCTCGTCACCAACGTCCGAAAGGAAGAACACCCCATCGACGATGGGCAGCGTGCCCGCAAAGGAACCGAGTACTGA